One Egicoccus halophilus genomic region harbors:
- a CDS encoding 5-oxoprolinase subunit B family protein: MRLLPYGDRGVLVELADLDAVLGLHAALAADPPAGVVDLVPAARTLLVRLDPAVASVAAVAAAVRAVRPVPDVDRDGGQVEVPVTYDGEDLDEVARRTGLDVDGVVAAHTGQTWTVAFAGFAPGFAYLVGEDDRLRVPRRDDPRTRVPAGAVGLADAFSGVYPRVSPGGWQLIGRTETSMWDPDRAPPALLTPGMRVRFVVAS, encoded by the coding sequence ATGAGGCTGCTGCCGTACGGCGACCGGGGGGTGCTGGTCGAGCTCGCCGACCTCGACGCCGTGCTGGGACTGCACGCCGCCCTCGCCGCCGACCCGCCCGCCGGGGTGGTCGACCTCGTCCCGGCCGCCCGGACCCTGCTGGTCCGCCTCGACCCGGCGGTCGCGAGCGTCGCCGCGGTCGCCGCCGCGGTGCGGGCCGTCCGGCCCGTGCCGGACGTCGACCGCGACGGCGGGCAGGTCGAGGTGCCCGTCACCTACGACGGCGAGGACCTCGACGAGGTCGCCCGGCGCACCGGCCTGGACGTCGACGGGGTGGTCGCGGCCCACACCGGCCAGACGTGGACGGTCGCCTTCGCCGGGTTCGCGCCCGGCTTCGCCTACCTGGTCGGCGAGGACGACCGGTTGCGGGTCCCGCGACGCGACGATCCCCGCACGCGCGTACCGGCCGGGGCGGTCGGCCTGGCGGACGCCTTCAGCGGCGTCTACCCGCGCGTCTCGCCGGGTGGGTGGCAGCTGATCGGCCGCACCGAGACGTCGATGTGGGACCCCGACCGGGCCCCGCCGGCGCTGCTGACCCCCGGCATGCGGGTCCGTTTCGTGGTGGCGTCGTGA
- a CDS encoding LamB/YcsF family protein yields the protein MAAPRVDLNSDLGESFGAWVLGDDAAVLASVTSANVACGFHAGDPSTLRRTCADAVSAGVVIGAQVGYPDLVGFGRRFLDMRPDELTDAVLYQLGALEAFARVAGDRVRYVKPHGALYHAVVDHEEQAQAVVRAVAAYDRDLPVLGLPGSALLRHAEQAGLRPVAEGFADRAYTSDGRLVPRGAAGAVVEDPDEVARRAVAMVVDGEVTTVDGGRVELEVASLCVHGDTPGAVELAARVHAALRDAGVAIEPFVA from the coding sequence GTGGCCGCACCGCGCGTCGACCTCAACAGCGACCTCGGCGAGTCCTTCGGGGCCTGGGTGCTGGGCGACGACGCCGCGGTGCTGGCCTCGGTGACCAGCGCCAACGTCGCGTGCGGCTTCCACGCCGGGGACCCGAGCACGCTGCGTCGGACGTGCGCCGACGCGGTCTCGGCCGGGGTGGTGATCGGCGCCCAGGTCGGCTATCCGGACCTGGTCGGCTTCGGCCGTCGCTTCCTCGACATGCGTCCCGACGAGCTGACCGACGCGGTGCTCTACCAGCTCGGCGCGCTGGAGGCATTCGCCCGGGTCGCCGGCGACCGGGTCCGCTACGTCAAGCCGCACGGGGCGCTCTACCACGCGGTCGTCGACCACGAGGAGCAGGCGCAGGCGGTCGTCCGCGCCGTCGCCGCCTACGACCGCGACCTGCCCGTGCTCGGCCTGCCCGGTTCGGCGCTGCTGCGCCATGCCGAACAGGCCGGGCTGCGTCCGGTCGCCGAGGGCTTCGCCGACCGGGCCTACACGTCCGACGGCCGACTCGTGCCGCGTGGCGCGGCCGGCGCGGTGGTCGAGGACCCCGACGAGGTCGCCCGGCGTGCCGTCGCGATGGTCGTGGACGGCGAGGTGACCACCGTCGACGGCGGCCGTGTCGAGCTGGAGGTCGCCTCGTTGTGCGTGCACGGCGACACCCCCGGCGCCGTCGAGCTGGCCGCCCGTGTCCACGCGGCGCTGCGCGACGCCGGCGTCGCGATCGAGCCGTTCGTCGCATGA
- a CDS encoding acetyl-CoA C-acyltransferase, whose protein sequence is MNEVVVVGYARTPVGKFGGGLSSLSAMQLGGRAVAGALAAGAVDADQVGYVVMGHVLQAGQGQITSRQAAVEGGVGMNIAAETINKVCLSGMTAIARARDLIRVGDFDLVVAGGMESMSQAPYVLDKARFGLRMGDATLTDVMMHDGLTCAFDGCAMGLATDNHQTDKNLGISREQQDAWSARSHERAARAWKDGLFDDEVVSVEVPQRKGDPVTVAQDEGIREGTTAESLAGLRAAFTKDGTITAGNASQISDGAAALVLASRARADALGLPVLATIRSWGTVAGPDTSLHHQPSAAIRDAARRIDVDPAAFDRYEINEAFASVAIASTRDLGLHEDTVNVNGGGIALGHPIGASGARIVVSLITALRQRGGGTGAAALCGGGGQGDALLLSVD, encoded by the coding sequence GTGAACGAGGTCGTCGTCGTCGGGTACGCACGGACCCCGGTGGGCAAATTCGGTGGCGGGCTGTCGTCGCTGTCGGCCATGCAGCTGGGCGGCCGGGCCGTCGCCGGCGCGCTCGCCGCCGGCGCCGTGGACGCCGACCAGGTCGGCTACGTCGTGATGGGCCACGTGCTGCAGGCCGGACAGGGCCAGATCACCTCGCGGCAGGCCGCCGTCGAGGGCGGCGTCGGCATGAACATCGCCGCGGAGACGATCAACAAGGTCTGCCTGTCGGGCATGACCGCGATCGCCCGCGCCCGCGACCTGATCCGCGTCGGCGACTTCGACCTCGTCGTCGCCGGCGGCATGGAGTCGATGTCGCAGGCGCCCTACGTGCTCGACAAGGCCCGCTTCGGGCTGCGGATGGGCGACGCGACGCTGACCGACGTGATGATGCACGACGGGTTGACCTGCGCGTTCGACGGCTGCGCGATGGGCCTGGCGACCGACAACCACCAGACCGACAAGAATCTCGGCATCTCGCGTGAGCAGCAGGACGCGTGGTCGGCCCGCTCGCACGAGCGTGCCGCCCGGGCCTGGAAGGACGGGCTGTTCGACGACGAGGTCGTGTCCGTCGAGGTGCCCCAGCGCAAGGGCGACCCGGTCACCGTGGCCCAGGACGAGGGCATCCGTGAGGGCACCACCGCCGAGTCGCTCGCCGGGCTGCGGGCCGCGTTCACCAAGGACGGCACCATCACCGCCGGCAACGCCTCGCAGATCTCCGACGGCGCCGCCGCCCTGGTGCTTGCCAGCCGCGCCAGGGCCGATGCGCTCGGGCTGCCGGTGCTCGCCACCATCCGTTCGTGGGGCACCGTCGCCGGGCCCGACACCTCCCTGCACCACCAGCCCTCGGCGGCGATCCGCGACGCCGCCCGCCGCATCGACGTCGACCCGGCCGCCTTCGACCGCTACGAGATCAACGAGGCCTTCGCCAGCGTCGCGATCGCCTCGACCCGCGACCTCGGCCTCCACGAGGACACGGTCAACGTCAACGGGGGCGGGATCGCGCTCGGCCATCCGATCGGCGCGTCCGGTGCCCGCATCGTCGTCTCGCTGATCACCGCGCTGCGCCAGCGCGGTGGCGGCACCGGTGCGGCCGCCCTGTGCGGCGGCGGTGGCCAGGGCGACGCGCTGCTGCTGTCGGTCGACTGA
- the mce gene encoding methylmalonyl-CoA epimerase, whose translation MQVTRVDQIAIAVPDLDEALAFYERAFGLVPEYRERVDSDGVEEAMLDVGGVWLQLLQPTRDDSPIAKYLAKNGPGLHHLGFGVASVGDALDHLRDQDVRLIDEEPRPGGGGHTVAFVHPKGTGGVLVELVEDDAH comes from the coding sequence ATGCAGGTCACCCGAGTCGACCAGATCGCGATCGCCGTCCCCGACCTCGACGAGGCGCTCGCCTTCTACGAGCGCGCCTTCGGCCTGGTCCCCGAGTACCGCGAGCGCGTCGACTCCGACGGGGTCGAGGAGGCGATGCTCGACGTCGGCGGGGTCTGGTTGCAGCTGCTCCAACCCACCCGCGACGACTCGCCGATCGCGAAGTACCTCGCGAAGAACGGGCCGGGTCTGCACCACCTCGGGTTCGGGGTCGCGTCGGTCGGTGACGCGCTCGACCATCTGCGCGACCAGGACGTCCGGCTGATCGACGAGGAGCCGCGTCCGGGCGGCGGCGGGCACACGGTCGCCTTCGTGCATCCCAAGGGCACCGGCGGGGTGCTGGTCGAACTGGTCGAGGACGACGCGCACTGA
- a CDS encoding oxidoreductase: MGFSDRLRAWFKGESKRSAPSPSTDKASRATLRELEGFVESRAGVEAYLEPKTAIYSTTLLLIADDGEYLRRPVRDRGQATEFCGRVNIPLYDAAKVGYPRRMKDYDRGVRPQRVNLDDLPPWPGDDVGDNGPPPPPPPPAAPRD, encoded by the coding sequence ATGGGCTTCTCCGACCGCCTGCGCGCCTGGTTCAAGGGCGAGTCCAAGCGTTCGGCCCCGAGTCCGAGCACGGACAAGGCCAGCCGCGCGACGCTGCGCGAACTGGAGGGCTTCGTCGAGAGCCGGGCCGGGGTCGAGGCGTACCTGGAGCCCAAGACGGCCATCTACTCGACCACCCTGCTGCTCATCGCCGACGACGGCGAGTACCTGCGCCGGCCGGTACGTGACCGCGGACAGGCGACCGAGTTCTGTGGGCGCGTCAACATCCCGCTCTACGACGCGGCCAAGGTCGGCTACCCGCGCCGGATGAAGGACTACGACCGCGGCGTGCGCCCGCAGCGGGTCAACCTCGACGACCTGCCTCCGTGGCCGGGTGACGACGTCGGCGACAACGGTCCGCCACCCCCACCCCCACCGCCGGCGGCACCGCGCGACTGA
- a CDS encoding alcohol dehydrogenase catalytic domain-containing protein — MSLPDTMRAARLHRPRSPEGPEDVRIDEVPVPAPADGEVLVQVRACGICASDLHVVAGVTPHGPRLPQILGHEPAGVIAAVGDGVGDWQVGDRVAWVMSRPCGRCEYCRAGRENLCVTTRVAGVDVDGVQAEYAVADARFLVPLPADLPFDQAAIVTDAVATPYHALKRGGVGPEMTVAVIGLGGLGMHAVLLAKLAGATVVGVDVAEANLERALAWGADEVVDARQDGVARRIRELTEGGVDRSFEFVGHRDTVDQAVKALRPGGRATIVGLGPEAIRTVPVALFVAQETELVGSFGYTQQDLGELYDLVEDGRLDLSRSVTDRLPIEAFPDALRRLETREGNPVRIVVTYPA; from the coding sequence ATGAGCCTGCCCGACACGATGCGCGCCGCGCGCCTGCACCGCCCCCGGTCCCCCGAGGGCCCCGAGGACGTCCGCATCGACGAGGTGCCGGTCCCCGCACCCGCCGACGGCGAGGTGCTGGTGCAGGTACGCGCCTGTGGGATCTGCGCCAGCGACCTGCACGTCGTGGCCGGTGTCACCCCGCACGGTCCGCGACTGCCGCAGATCCTCGGCCACGAGCCGGCCGGAGTGATCGCCGCGGTCGGGGACGGGGTTGGCGACTGGCAGGTCGGCGACCGCGTGGCCTGGGTGATGTCCCGCCCCTGTGGTCGCTGCGAGTACTGCCGGGCCGGTCGCGAGAACCTGTGCGTGACCACCCGGGTCGCCGGCGTCGACGTCGACGGGGTGCAGGCCGAGTACGCCGTGGCCGACGCCCGCTTCCTCGTCCCGCTGCCGGCCGACCTGCCCTTCGACCAGGCCGCCATCGTGACCGACGCCGTCGCGACGCCGTACCACGCGCTCAAGCGCGGCGGTGTCGGCCCGGAGATGACCGTCGCCGTGATCGGGCTGGGTGGGCTCGGGATGCACGCGGTGCTGCTCGCCAAGCTGGCCGGCGCGACCGTGGTCGGCGTCGACGTCGCCGAGGCCAACCTCGAACGGGCGCTCGCGTGGGGCGCGGACGAGGTGGTCGACGCCCGCCAGGACGGCGTGGCACGACGCATCCGGGAGCTGACCGAGGGCGGGGTGGACCGCAGCTTCGAGTTCGTCGGCCACCGGGACACGGTCGACCAGGCCGTCAAGGCGCTGCGGCCCGGCGGTCGCGCGACGATCGTCGGACTGGGTCCCGAGGCGATCCGGACCGTGCCGGTCGCGCTGTTCGTGGCGCAGGAGACCGAGCTCGTCGGCTCGTTCGGCTACACCCAGCAGGACCTCGGGGAGCTGTACGACCTGGTCGAGGACGGCCGGCTCGACCTGTCCCGCTCGGTCACCGACCGGCTGCCGATCGAGGCCTTCCCCGACGCACTGCGCCGCCTCGAGACCCGGGAGGGCAACCCGGTCCGGATAGTGGTCACCTACCCGGCGTGA
- a CDS encoding sigma-70 family RNA polymerase sigma factor, giving the protein MRTDLFEGVSDATRAELLDRAAEHGHLRRSELLAIQDPDVHAAGAVDDLVEELLDLGIAIVEDVEGEQPTPDGDVGRDPRPDAEVDAAASHAGGPHDLSGVTLRDPLGAYLERAGRHELLDPVDEADLAKRFQAGEAARGLLAGTDDPGRRRRLRRVVAEGERAFDRLVESNLRLVVPTAKKYAGADLPLLEAIQEGNLGLIRAVQKFDPTKGYKFSTYAVWWIRQAIQRGLASRGRTIRAPSRVWEQAGRVRKAEQTLRDRLLREPEDEEVAAELDLPVERVRDVRTALRPVTSLDLPVGEDGDTTLGSLLADPGAVDPQVDTEVADLRARLVEALATLPERERCILELRYGLRDGEPRQLREIGELVHLSRERVRQLEQSALARLREGDTTTLRDLGETLQAAA; this is encoded by the coding sequence ATGCGAACCGACCTGTTCGAGGGCGTCTCGGACGCGACCCGGGCCGAGCTGCTCGACCGGGCGGCCGAACACGGTCACCTGCGACGCTCGGAACTGCTCGCGATCCAGGACCCCGACGTGCATGCCGCCGGGGCCGTCGACGACCTCGTCGAGGAGCTGCTCGACCTCGGGATCGCCATCGTCGAGGACGTCGAGGGCGAGCAGCCCACGCCGGACGGCGACGTCGGGAGGGACCCGCGCCCGGACGCCGAGGTCGACGCCGCAGCCTCGCACGCGGGCGGGCCGCACGATCTGTCCGGCGTCACGCTGCGTGACCCGCTGGGTGCCTACCTCGAACGTGCCGGCCGCCACGAGCTGCTCGATCCGGTCGACGAGGCCGACCTGGCCAAGCGCTTCCAGGCCGGGGAGGCCGCCCGCGGGCTGCTGGCCGGCACCGACGACCCGGGTCGTCGGCGGCGGCTGCGTCGGGTGGTGGCCGAGGGCGAACGCGCCTTCGACCGCCTGGTCGAGTCGAACCTGCGCCTGGTGGTTCCCACCGCCAAGAAGTACGCCGGCGCCGACCTCCCGTTGCTCGAGGCCATCCAGGAGGGCAATCTCGGCCTGATCCGGGCGGTGCAGAAGTTCGACCCCACCAAGGGCTACAAGTTCTCCACCTACGCGGTGTGGTGGATCCGTCAGGCGATCCAGCGGGGCCTGGCCAGTCGCGGTCGCACCATCCGCGCGCCCTCGCGGGTGTGGGAGCAGGCCGGCCGGGTGCGCAAGGCCGAGCAGACGCTGCGGGACCGGCTGCTGCGCGAGCCGGAGGACGAGGAGGTCGCCGCCGAGCTCGACCTGCCCGTCGAACGGGTCCGCGACGTCCGCACCGCGCTGCGGCCGGTCACCTCGCTGGACCTGCCGGTCGGCGAGGACGGCGACACGACGCTGGGCAGCCTGCTGGCGGACCCCGGCGCGGTCGACCCGCAGGTCGACACGGAGGTCGCCGACCTCCGGGCCCGGCTGGTCGAGGCGTTGGCGACGCTGCCCGAACGCGAACGCTGCATCCTGGAGCTGCGCTACGGCCTGCGCGACGGCGAGCCGCGGCAGCTGCGCGAGATCGGCGAACTGGTCCACCTCTCGCGCGAGCGGGTCCGCCAGCTCGAGCAGTCGGCCCTGGCACGGCTGCGCGAGGGCGACACGACGACGTTGCGCGACCTCGGCGAGACGCTGCAGGCGGCAGCCTGA
- a CDS encoding peptidylprolyl isomerase, which yields MAKQWSSPPEMTIDPSTSYTATIRTSRGDITAKLYAEDAPATVNNFVFLAREGFYDGVIFHRVIEGFVIQGGDPTGTGTGGPGYKFADELDSARKHGYRMGTLAMANAGPDTNGSQFFVCHQDVGLPPSYTVFGKAVDGLDVVDAIATTQTDARDKPVEDVVISTIEITEG from the coding sequence GTGGCCAAGCAGTGGAGCTCCCCGCCCGAGATGACGATCGACCCGTCGACGTCGTACACGGCGACCATCAGGACCAGCCGGGGTGACATCACCGCCAAGCTGTACGCCGAGGACGCCCCGGCGACCGTCAACAACTTCGTCTTCCTCGCCCGCGAGGGCTTCTACGACGGCGTGATCTTCCACCGCGTCATCGAGGGCTTCGTCATCCAGGGTGGGGACCCGACCGGGACCGGCACCGGCGGACCGGGCTACAAGTTCGCCGACGAGCTCGACTCGGCCCGCAAGCACGGCTACCGGATGGGCACGCTCGCGATGGCGAACGCCGGTCCCGACACCAACGGCTCGCAGTTCTTCGTCTGCCACCAGGACGTCGGCCTGCCGCCGTCGTACACGGTGTTCGGCAAGGCGGTCGACGGTCTCGACGTGGTCGACGCCATCGCGACCACGCAGACCGACGCCCGGGACAAGCCGGTCGAGGACGTGGTGATCAGCACCATCGAGATCACCGAGGGCTGA
- a CDS encoding peptidylprolyl isomerase, with product MSKRQHSKQLDKARAKRRADALARRERRTRITVVVVVALLVVSLVGVGLVLGGDEPTPQVDDVETPVGEEPETAAPAVEPCPPADDAPEVDATIYDEPPLADLDADVDLAATMATTCGDVVLDLDVDRAPNAVANLVGLAEDGYYDGVLFHRVIDGFVIQAGDPAGTGCGQEDCTPTGFDPDAPTYPGYTIEDETSAADDFPEAPTGGVEYPRGTVAMARTDAPDSTGSQFFVVQGDPIVLPDASYIVVGTVTEGMDVVDRIAGQPTEPGDRPVQEVRITSFTVERG from the coding sequence GTGAGCAAGCGGCAACACTCCAAGCAGTTGGACAAGGCCCGGGCCAAGCGGCGCGCCGACGCCCTGGCACGCCGCGAGCGGCGCACGCGCATCACCGTGGTCGTCGTCGTGGCCCTGCTGGTGGTCTCCCTGGTCGGCGTCGGACTGGTGCTCGGCGGTGACGAGCCGACCCCCCAGGTCGACGACGTCGAGACGCCCGTCGGCGAGGAGCCGGAGACGGCGGCCCCGGCCGTGGAGCCCTGCCCACCGGCCGACGACGCCCCCGAGGTCGACGCGACCATCTACGACGAGCCGCCGCTGGCCGACCTCGACGCGGACGTCGACCTCGCCGCCACGATGGCGACGACCTGTGGCGACGTCGTGCTCGACCTCGACGTCGACCGCGCCCCGAACGCGGTCGCGAACCTGGTCGGACTGGCCGAGGACGGCTACTACGACGGTGTCCTGTTCCACCGCGTGATCGACGGCTTCGTGATCCAGGCCGGTGACCCGGCCGGCACCGGCTGCGGGCAGGAGGACTGCACCCCGACCGGCTTCGACCCGGACGCGCCGACCTACCCCGGCTACACGATCGAGGACGAGACCTCGGCGGCGGACGACTTCCCCGAGGCCCCGACCGGCGGGGTCGAGTACCCGCGCGGCACCGTCGCGATGGCACGTACCGACGCCCCCGACTCGACCGGCTCGCAGTTCTTCGTGGTCCAGGGCGACCCGATCGTCCTGCCCGATGCCAGCTACATCGTGGTCGGCACCGTGACCGAGGGCATGGACGTCGTCGACCGGATCGCCGGCCAGCCCACCGAGCCCGGCGACCGGCCGGTCCAGGAGGTCCGGATCACGTCGTTCACCGTCGAGCGGGGCTGA
- a CDS encoding 3-hydroxyacyl-CoA dehydrogenase family protein, protein MADQIVEKINKVGIVGCGTMGSGIAEIVARNGFEVAFLDIDGAAVDRGFERIRASLDRQVGRGRLEESARDETLARIHGDTEWDSLGNCDLVIEAVPEVLTIKQETFSRIDAVARPDAIIATNTSSLPVMDIAVHTRRPNRVLGFHFFNPAPVMKLIELVRTVVTDEAVVEVASQFAETIGKSPVVVGDRRGFIANSLLFPYLNQAVWMVEGGYATKEDVDAAMRFGAGLPMGPIALTDLVGVDTFVGIMEAIHSQFDDTRFAPRPILAQLAAAGFTGRKAGRGFYSYEEAGSSRVVPDADVRDAAVPAAIEGWQTVGVVGTGTMAAGIVEVCAKAGFDVVVRGRSREKAEAVAAAVAKSMQKMVDKQRLSEEDMVTALQRIRPTSELIDLADADLVIEAVAEDLAVKKELFAELAQVLKPDTVLSTTTSSLPVIDCAMSTDRPDRVVGLHFFNPAAIMKLVEIVTTVRTEATVVEQARAFVDRIGKVGVLCGDRAGFIVNTLLFPYLNDAVKMLESHYATAEEIDTAMKLGAAYPMGPFELMDVVGLDVTLAIIERLRAEYRQPSYDPAPLLRHMVDAGFLGRKVGRGFYVYD, encoded by the coding sequence ATGGCGGACCAGATCGTCGAGAAGATCAACAAGGTCGGGATCGTCGGCTGCGGGACCATGGGTTCGGGCATCGCCGAGATCGTGGCCCGCAACGGTTTCGAGGTCGCCTTCCTCGACATCGACGGTGCCGCGGTCGACCGCGGGTTCGAACGCATCCGCGCCTCGCTGGACCGTCAGGTCGGACGCGGCCGGCTCGAGGAGTCGGCCCGCGACGAGACCCTCGCGCGCATCCACGGCGACACCGAGTGGGACTCGCTGGGCAACTGCGACCTCGTGATCGAGGCGGTCCCGGAGGTCCTGACGATCAAGCAGGAGACCTTCTCCCGCATCGATGCCGTCGCCCGTCCCGACGCGATCATCGCCACCAACACCTCGTCGCTGCCGGTGATGGACATCGCCGTGCACACCCGCCGTCCCAACCGGGTGCTGGGCTTCCACTTCTTCAACCCGGCGCCGGTCATGAAGCTGATCGAGCTGGTGCGCACGGTGGTCACCGACGAGGCCGTGGTGGAGGTCGCCAGCCAATTCGCCGAGACCATCGGCAAGTCGCCGGTCGTCGTCGGCGACCGCCGCGGCTTCATCGCCAACTCACTGCTGTTCCCCTACCTCAACCAGGCCGTGTGGATGGTCGAGGGCGGCTACGCCACCAAGGAGGACGTCGACGCCGCGATGCGCTTCGGCGCCGGTCTGCCGATGGGGCCGATCGCGCTGACCGACCTGGTGGGGGTCGACACGTTCGTCGGCATCATGGAGGCGATCCACTCGCAGTTCGACGACACCCGTTTCGCGCCGCGGCCGATCCTCGCGCAGCTCGCCGCCGCCGGCTTCACCGGCCGCAAGGCCGGTCGGGGCTTCTACAGCTACGAGGAGGCCGGCAGCTCGCGGGTCGTTCCCGACGCCGACGTCCGTGACGCCGCCGTCCCCGCGGCCATCGAGGGGTGGCAGACCGTCGGTGTCGTGGGGACCGGCACGATGGCGGCCGGCATCGTCGAGGTCTGTGCCAAGGCCGGCTTCGACGTGGTCGTGCGGGGACGCAGCCGGGAGAAGGCCGAGGCGGTGGCCGCCGCGGTGGCCAAGTCCATGCAGAAGATGGTCGACAAGCAGCGCCTGTCCGAGGAGGACATGGTCACGGCCCTGCAGCGCATCCGCCCCACCTCCGAGCTCATCGACCTCGCCGACGCCGACCTCGTCATCGAGGCGGTGGCGGAGGACCTCGCGGTCAAGAAGGAGCTGTTCGCCGAGTTGGCGCAGGTGCTCAAGCCCGACACCGTGTTGTCGACGACCACCTCGTCGCTGCCGGTGATCGACTGCGCGATGTCGACCGACCGTCCCGACCGCGTCGTCGGCCTGCACTTCTTCAACCCGGCCGCGATCATGAAGCTGGTCGAGATCGTCACCACCGTCCGCACCGAGGCGACCGTCGTGGAGCAGGCGCGCGCGTTCGTCGACCGCATCGGCAAGGTCGGTGTGCTGTGCGGTGACCGGGCCGGCTTCATCGTCAACACCCTGTTGTTCCCGTACCTCAACGACGCGGTGAAGATGCTCGAGTCGCACTACGCGACCGCGGAGGAGATCGACACCGCCATGAAGCTCGGTGCGGCCTACCCGATGGGGCCGTTCGAGCTCATGGACGTCGTCGGACTCGACGTCACGCTGGCGATCATCGAACGGTTGCGTGCCGAGTACCGCCAGCCGTCCTACGACCCCGCGCCACTGCTGCGGCACATGGTCGACGCCGGATTCCTCGGCCGCAAGGTCGGACGCGGCTTCTACGTCTACGACTGA
- a CDS encoding winged helix-turn-helix domain-containing protein, producing MSAAAGRHARHELDDVIHAPVRFSIVAALADVDEAEFAAVRDAVEVSDSVLSKQAARLEEAGYVKLRKGYVGKRPRTWLSLTRDGRDAYGRHLGALRAIAEGSGAADA from the coding sequence ATGAGTGCGGCCGCCGGCCGCCACGCCCGCCACGAGCTCGACGATGTGATCCATGCCCCGGTCCGCTTCAGCATCGTGGCCGCTCTCGCGGATGTGGACGAGGCCGAGTTCGCCGCCGTCCGCGATGCTGTCGAGGTGTCCGACTCGGTGTTGTCGAAGCAGGCCGCCCGCCTCGAGGAGGCCGGGTACGTGAAGCTGCGCAAGGGCTATGTCGGCAAGCGGCCACGCACCTGGTTGTCGCTGACCCGTGACGGCCGGGACGCCTACGGCCGGCACCTCGGCGCACTGCGGGCGATCGCCGAGGGCTCGGGTGCCGCGGACGCGTGA